One genomic window of Polyangium aurulentum includes the following:
- a CDS encoding vWA domain-containing protein, producing MKPDPRLDELGERIERISTRPDEVRAPLIRLARPLLRAFGYRPKLSTTHIAALLDALRAPGLSSLDELALAAVEELEADVTAVERSLVVHGRVPLAHAAWLGRLHEVTTRATRAAKDRKDETARRIAQAIDPVRIAAPLALSTPDEEKEEKKEKAEKAGGEFEGAQEPAKAAKENAPPLPEEERLVELELSAIDHLLDAARDETDLLARRRRLLEAARKLLLDAAAALPLARDGVEARQRHLAREIAQIDRLEATGLSPHVRLTHQARDALGRGDRQRLHAALVALDGVALAAGDGERSARTGMALERMASGADEPAEEVRRRSLKRSAQELFGAEMTAAVAAGYAEAREALAKPPKGESAEDAKLRMLALQYMAAENEEQAISALLSVDGCVDVGVPLAPVRVTEVEERVRVVPYPTEDMLLLPARDITDIPHAVIEDPRTVLMALAEGRLLARRFIQREEVRRKRTRLVGEARIYVLDGSSSMLEDGRSGTRARVRDAILLAELGMLVRRYAEGSRDVRIVLHYRYFTKKVWPITRVDSGKAALAAMADVAGRVRKGGTDIEKALLASFEQIREAKASDPDLARAQIVLVTDGDAVVREEVIREAREKVGDLPIAVSVVALGEENPTLRALVARQRARGERAFYHYLDDDALFEICEGKLLDGRSLHVSDAAGFSALSIEERAKALRDELGGLVEELGAIEQKRSAAALEAALSESDAMADRARAEEALGVAGGEKAARGEGKRASREALDRDRRSLEARFLRWFPAPAVDGKEGMPIGRSPDCEAVLVVLSTVAEVVGDLGGTDLARRADAIDLLERLLPDAQLSPARWHAVLRDEARAVAAALGAVHAAVKGART from the coding sequence GAAGCCCGATCCGCGCCTCGACGAGCTCGGCGAGCGTATCGAGCGCATCTCGACCCGCCCGGACGAGGTGCGCGCGCCCTTGATCCGGCTCGCCCGTCCGCTGCTGCGCGCATTCGGCTATCGACCGAAGCTCTCCACGACGCACATAGCGGCCCTGCTCGACGCCCTGCGCGCGCCCGGGCTTTCGAGCCTCGACGAGCTCGCCCTTGCTGCGGTGGAGGAGCTCGAGGCGGACGTGACGGCGGTCGAGCGCTCGCTCGTGGTGCACGGCCGGGTGCCGCTCGCGCATGCGGCGTGGCTCGGCCGCCTTCACGAGGTCACGACGCGCGCGACGCGGGCGGCGAAGGATCGAAAGGACGAGACCGCGCGGCGCATTGCGCAGGCGATCGATCCGGTGCGCATTGCGGCCCCGCTCGCCCTGTCGACGCCCGACGAGGAGAAGGAAGAGAAGAAAGAGAAGGCAGAGAAAGCAGGGGGCGAATTCGAGGGCGCGCAGGAGCCTGCGAAGGCTGCAAAGGAGAATGCGCCGCCGCTGCCGGAGGAGGAGCGCCTCGTCGAGCTCGAGCTATCGGCCATCGATCATCTGCTCGACGCGGCGCGGGACGAGACCGACCTGCTCGCGCGCCGGCGCCGCCTGCTCGAGGCGGCGAGGAAGCTCTTGCTCGACGCCGCGGCCGCGCTCCCGCTCGCGCGCGACGGCGTGGAGGCGCGGCAGCGGCACCTGGCGCGCGAGATTGCGCAGATCGACAGGCTGGAGGCGACGGGTTTGTCGCCCCATGTTCGTTTGACGCACCAGGCGCGCGATGCGCTCGGCCGAGGGGATCGGCAGCGGCTGCACGCGGCGCTCGTGGCGCTCGACGGCGTGGCGCTCGCGGCGGGCGATGGCGAGCGGAGCGCGCGCACGGGGATGGCGCTCGAGCGGATGGCGAGCGGCGCGGACGAGCCGGCGGAGGAGGTGCGGCGGCGCTCGTTGAAGCGCTCTGCGCAGGAGCTGTTTGGCGCGGAAATGACGGCGGCGGTCGCGGCGGGGTATGCCGAGGCGCGCGAGGCGCTCGCGAAGCCGCCGAAGGGGGAGAGCGCGGAGGACGCCAAGCTCCGGATGCTCGCGCTGCAATACATGGCCGCGGAGAACGAGGAGCAGGCCATCTCGGCGCTGCTCTCGGTCGACGGCTGCGTCGACGTGGGGGTGCCGCTCGCGCCCGTGCGTGTGACCGAGGTGGAGGAGCGGGTGCGGGTGGTCCCCTATCCGACGGAGGACATGCTCCTCTTGCCGGCGCGGGACATCACCGACATTCCTCATGCGGTCATCGAGGATCCGCGGACCGTGCTGATGGCGCTCGCCGAGGGCCGGCTGCTCGCGCGGCGCTTCATTCAGCGGGAGGAGGTGCGGCGCAAGCGGACGCGCCTCGTGGGGGAGGCGCGAATCTACGTGCTCGACGGCTCCTCGTCGATGCTGGAGGACGGCCGTTCGGGCACGCGCGCGCGGGTGCGTGACGCGATTCTGCTCGCCGAGCTGGGCATGCTGGTGCGCCGCTATGCCGAGGGCTCGCGCGACGTGCGGATCGTGCTCCATTACCGCTATTTCACGAAGAAGGTCTGGCCGATCACGCGCGTGGACAGCGGCAAAGCGGCCCTCGCGGCGATGGCGGACGTGGCGGGGCGGGTGCGCAAGGGCGGGACGGACATCGAGAAGGCGCTGCTCGCGAGCTTCGAGCAGATCCGCGAGGCGAAGGCGAGCGATCCGGATCTCGCGCGGGCGCAGATCGTGCTCGTGACCGACGGCGACGCGGTGGTGCGCGAGGAGGTGATCCGCGAGGCGCGCGAGAAGGTGGGCGATCTGCCCATTGCGGTGAGCGTGGTGGCGCTCGGGGAGGAGAACCCGACGCTGCGCGCGCTTGTGGCCCGGCAGAGGGCGCGCGGAGAGCGGGCATTTTACCATTACCTCGACGACGACGCGCTCTTCGAGATCTGCGAGGGCAAGCTGCTCGACGGGCGCTCGCTGCACGTGTCCGATGCGGCGGGTTTTTCGGCGTTATCGATCGAGGAGCGGGCGAAGGCGCTGCGGGACGAGCTCGGGGGGCTCGTGGAGGAGCTCGGCGCCATCGAGCAGAAGCGGAGCGCGGCCGCGCTCGAGGCGGCGCTGTCGGAGTCGGATGCAATGGCCGACCGGGCGCGGGCAGAAGAGGCGCTCGGGGTGGCGGGGGGCGAAAAGGCCGCGCGAGGGGAGGGGAAGCGCGCGTCGAGGGAGGCGCTCGATCGCGACAGACGCTCGCTCGAGGCGAGGTTTTTGCGGTGGTTCCCGGCGCCGGCGGTGGACGGCAAGGAAGGGATGCCGATCGGGCGGTCGCCCGATTGCGAGGCGGTGCTCGTGGTGCTCTCGACGGTGGCGGAGGTGGTGGGGGACCTGGGCGGGACCGACCTGGCGAGGCGGGCGGACGCGATCGATTTGCTGGAGCGATTGCTGCCGGACGCGCAGCTCTCGCCTGCGCGCTGGCATGCGGTGCTGCGGGACGAGGCGAGGGCGGTGGCGGCGGCGCTCGGCGCGGTGCACGCGGCCGTGAAGGGGGCGCGGACGTGA
- a CDS encoding class I SAM-dependent methyltransferase, translating into MKTGYDSSADFYDLSYEAPIRRYVERFTFKNLIGDVRGLSILDVACGDGLYTRMLRRMGAARVLGIDLSEKMIEMARAKEASEPLGVEYRAADVAGIGRIGTFDLVTAVYLLHYAHSFEHLSAMCGALYENLAPGGRLVTFVASPSFPEASAGDSLSEYGFKIDVAEPERDGSPGTLMLKYGALEMQAPFFRWKRETYERCLRAAGFSSVTWGTPTLEPEGLEKLGDAYWKHYMQHPHCAFITCSK; encoded by the coding sequence ATGAAGACCGGATACGACAGCAGTGCCGATTTTTATGATCTGAGCTACGAAGCGCCCATCCGGCGCTACGTCGAGCGATTCACATTCAAGAATCTGATCGGCGACGTGCGCGGACTTTCGATCCTCGACGTCGCCTGCGGTGACGGCCTTTACACGCGGATGCTGCGGCGCATGGGGGCCGCGAGGGTCCTCGGGATCGACCTGTCCGAGAAGATGATCGAAATGGCGCGCGCCAAGGAGGCGAGCGAGCCCCTCGGCGTCGAGTACAGGGCGGCGGACGTCGCCGGCATCGGGCGCATCGGGACGTTCGACCTGGTGACGGCCGTCTATCTCTTGCATTACGCGCACTCGTTCGAGCATCTGTCCGCGATGTGCGGCGCTCTGTACGAAAACCTCGCGCCGGGCGGCAGGCTCGTGACCTTCGTCGCGAGCCCCTCGTTTCCCGAGGCCAGCGCGGGCGACTCCTTGTCGGAGTACGGCTTCAAGATCGACGTCGCGGAGCCCGAGCGCGACGGCTCCCCGGGCACCTTGATGCTCAAATACGGAGCCCTCGAGATGCAGGCGCCGTTCTTTCGCTGGAAGCGCGAGACCTACGAGCGCTGCCTGCGCGCCGCCGGATTCTCGAGCGTCACCTGGGGCACCCCGACGCTGGAGCCCGAGGGCCTCGAGAAGCTCGGCGACGCGTACTGGAAGCACTACATGCAGCACCCCCACTGCGCGTTCATCACCTGCTCGAAATGA
- the cysD gene encoding sulfate adenylyltransferase subunit CysD, translating into MASGKLTHLGMLEAESIHIIREVAACFERPVMLYSIGKDSTVLLHLARKAFHPAKIPFPLLHVDTTWKFREMYAYREEYVRGALGLDVIVHVNEEGVRAGIGPITHGSKVHTDVMKTQALKQALDKYGFDAAFGGARRDEEKSRAKERVFSFRDRSHRWDPKSQRPELWSLYNTEVHKGESIRVFPLSNWTELDVWQYIHKEGLPIVPLYLARERPVVERDGVLIMVDDDRLPLRAGEVPQKKMVRFRTLGCYPLSGAVESHATTLPEIIQEMLLARQSERQGRLIDFDQSGSMEEKKREGYF; encoded by the coding sequence ATGGCCTCCGGAAAGCTCACGCACCTCGGGATGCTCGAAGCCGAGAGCATCCACATCATTCGCGAGGTCGCCGCCTGCTTCGAGCGGCCGGTGATGCTCTACTCGATCGGCAAGGACTCCACGGTCCTCCTGCACCTCGCGCGCAAGGCGTTCCACCCCGCGAAGATCCCCTTCCCGCTCCTGCACGTCGACACCACCTGGAAGTTCCGGGAGATGTACGCTTACCGCGAAGAATACGTGCGGGGCGCGCTCGGGCTCGATGTGATCGTTCATGTGAACGAGGAGGGGGTGCGCGCCGGCATCGGCCCCATCACGCACGGCAGCAAGGTGCACACCGACGTGATGAAGACGCAGGCGCTCAAGCAAGCGCTCGACAAATACGGCTTCGACGCGGCCTTTGGCGGCGCGCGGCGGGACGAGGAGAAGTCGCGGGCCAAAGAGCGCGTGTTCTCCTTCCGCGATCGCAGCCACCGCTGGGACCCGAAGAGCCAGCGCCCCGAGCTGTGGAGCCTTTACAACACCGAGGTCCACAAGGGCGAGAGCATCCGGGTGTTTCCGCTCTCGAACTGGACCGAGCTCGACGTCTGGCAATACATCCACAAGGAGGGGCTGCCCATCGTGCCGCTCTATCTCGCCCGGGAGCGCCCGGTGGTGGAGCGCGACGGCGTGCTCATCATGGTGGATGACGACCGCCTGCCCCTGCGCGCGGGCGAGGTGCCGCAAAAGAAGATGGTGCGATTCCGGACGCTCGGCTGCTATCCGCTCTCGGGCGCGGTCGAGAGCCATGCGACCACGCTGCCCGAGATCATCCAGGAGATGCTCCTCGCGCGGCAGAGCGAGCGCCAGGGCCGGCTCATCGATTTCGATCAGTCGGGCAGCATGGAAGAGAAGAAGCGCGAAGGCTATTTCTAG
- the cysN gene encoding sulfate adenylyltransferase subunit CysN codes for MSHDSDLVATDIEAYLAQHEQKELLRFLTCGNVDDGKSTLIGRLLHDTKGIYEDQLASVAKDSKVFGTQGGALDLALLVDGLKSEREQGITIDVAYRYFSTSRRKYIIADTPGHEQYTRNMATGASTAELAVILIDARKGVTTQTKRHAFITSLLGIGKIVVAVNKMDLVGFSREAFEAIRRDFLDFAARLPDRHTWFIPMSALTGDNVASKSVAMPWFEGEPLLELLDTVPLDAAHNLVDFRFPVQYVNRPSHDFRGFAGTVASGAVRVGDEVVSLPSGRSSRVARIVTFDGDLEEARAPMSVTLTLEDEIDASRGDVLCHLDNRATGSSRIEAMLVWMDERPMVPGREYLIKHGALRTPGSVSRIAHRVDVNTLERSDAPALGLNEIGLVELRTSRPLLFDPYPKNRATGAFIVIDRVTNGTVGAGMIVESGEGHWDARGQGRGLSVPSAVTEAEREKRFGQRPTTILLTGLPSSGKTAVAREVERRLFDMGRTVVALDGQSMRFGLNRDIGFSAADRSENLRRSMEVARMLNDAGLLCVASFVAPEDAVRRRARELVGPERFLLVHLAAPLDWCRSVDASGIYRDAEAGKLSNVPGVDLSYEPPEDADLVLPSHELSAAECAERIVRELLRRGRIV; via the coding sequence ATGAGCCACGACTCCGATCTCGTCGCCACGGACATCGAAGCCTACCTCGCGCAGCACGAGCAGAAGGAGCTTTTGCGGTTCCTCACGTGCGGCAACGTCGACGACGGCAAGAGCACGCTGATAGGCAGGCTCTTGCACGACACGAAGGGCATTTACGAGGACCAGCTCGCCTCGGTGGCCAAGGACAGCAAGGTCTTCGGCACGCAGGGCGGCGCGCTCGACCTCGCGCTGCTCGTCGACGGGCTGAAGAGCGAGCGCGAGCAGGGCATCACCATCGACGTGGCGTATCGGTATTTCTCCACGTCGAGGCGCAAATACATCATCGCGGACACGCCCGGCCACGAGCAGTACACGCGCAACATGGCCACGGGCGCGAGCACCGCCGAGCTGGCCGTGATCCTCATCGACGCGCGCAAGGGCGTCACCACGCAGACCAAGCGCCACGCCTTCATCACGAGCCTGCTCGGGATCGGCAAGATCGTGGTCGCTGTGAACAAGATGGACCTCGTCGGGTTCTCGCGCGAGGCGTTCGAGGCGATCCGGCGCGATTTCCTCGATTTCGCCGCCCGCCTGCCCGATCGGCACACCTGGTTCATCCCGATGTCGGCGCTCACGGGCGACAACGTCGCGAGCAAGAGCGTCGCAATGCCCTGGTTCGAGGGCGAGCCGCTGCTCGAGCTGCTCGACACGGTCCCGCTCGACGCCGCGCACAACCTCGTCGATTTCCGCTTCCCCGTGCAATACGTGAACCGCCCGAGCCACGATTTCCGCGGCTTCGCGGGCACGGTCGCCTCGGGCGCGGTGCGCGTTGGCGACGAGGTCGTCTCGCTCCCCTCGGGCCGCTCGAGCCGCGTCGCGCGCATCGTCACGTTCGACGGCGACCTCGAGGAGGCGCGGGCGCCGATGTCGGTCACGCTGACGCTCGAGGACGAGATCGACGCGAGCCGCGGCGATGTATTGTGCCACCTGGACAACCGCGCGACGGGGTCGAGCCGGATCGAGGCCATGCTGGTGTGGATGGACGAGCGGCCGATGGTGCCGGGGCGCGAGTATCTGATCAAGCACGGCGCGCTGCGGACGCCGGGGAGCGTGTCGCGCATCGCCCATCGCGTGGACGTCAACACGCTCGAGCGGAGCGACGCGCCGGCGCTCGGCTTGAACGAGATCGGGCTCGTCGAGCTACGGACCAGCCGGCCGCTGCTCTTCGATCCGTACCCGAAGAACCGCGCGACGGGCGCCTTCATCGTGATCGACCGGGTCACCAATGGCACGGTGGGCGCGGGGATGATCGTCGAGAGCGGCGAGGGGCATTGGGACGCGAGAGGGCAGGGGCGCGGCCTCTCCGTGCCGAGCGCGGTGACCGAGGCGGAGCGGGAAAAACGCTTCGGGCAGCGGCCCACGACCATTTTGCTGACGGGGCTGCCGAGCTCGGGCAAGACGGCGGTCGCGCGCGAGGTCGAGCGGAGGCTCTTCGACATGGGGCGCACCGTGGTGGCGCTCGACGGGCAATCGATGCGCTTCGGGCTGAACCGCGATATCGGGTTCTCCGCCGCCGATCGCTCGGAGAACCTGCGCCGCTCGATGGAGGTGGCGCGCATGCTCAATGACGCGGGCCTTCTGTGCGTGGCCTCGTTCGTCGCGCCGGAGGACGCGGTTCGCCGTCGCGCGCGGGAGCTCGTGGGGCCGGAGCGCTTTTTGCTCGTGCACCTGGCGGCGCCGCTCGATTGGTGCCGCAGCGTGGACGCGAGCGGCATTTACAGGGACGCGGAGGCGGGCAAGCTCTCGAACGTCCCCGGCGTCGATCTGTCCTACGAGCCGCCCGAGGACGCGGATCTCGTGCTGCCGAGCCACGAGCTTTCGGCCGCAGAGTGCGCCGAGCGCATCGTGCGCGAGCTTTTGCGGCGCGGAAGGATCGTCTGA
- the hemH gene encoding ferrochelatase — protein sequence MTTAVLLSCHGTVSRVEDIPAFLNNIRRGRPTPPELVAEIRHRFERIGGSPLMTITAAQGRALEGRIGIPVEVSGRLWHPYIKDVLQRLVEGGARTVISLPLAPQSVHVYNASVREAAAAYPDVTIRGAPPWGNEPALIDAFIETIDEALAPVPAEERAGFAVVLSAHSLPMRVLAAGDPYEHQFKEMAGAVAARLQARGMVTRIAFQSQGASNEAWLGPDLPTTFSELHAAGARDVLVAPIGFVADHVETLYDLDVEGPDMAAKAGLVRFLRARALNDRPRFIDALEAVVRREMAAIPG from the coding sequence ATGACCACCGCCGTCCTTCTCTCCTGCCACGGGACCGTCTCCCGCGTCGAGGACATCCCCGCGTTCCTCAACAACATTCGCCGCGGCCGTCCCACGCCGCCCGAGCTGGTCGCCGAGATCCGCCACCGCTTCGAGCGCATCGGCGGCTCGCCGCTCATGACCATCACCGCGGCCCAGGGGCGCGCGCTCGAAGGCCGCATCGGCATTCCCGTCGAGGTGTCCGGCAGGCTGTGGCATCCGTATATCAAGGACGTCTTGCAACGCCTCGTCGAAGGGGGAGCGCGCACGGTGATCTCGCTCCCGCTCGCCCCGCAATCGGTCCACGTCTACAACGCGTCCGTCCGCGAGGCTGCCGCCGCATACCCCGACGTCACGATCCGGGGAGCGCCTCCCTGGGGCAATGAGCCGGCGTTGATCGATGCGTTCATCGAGACGATCGACGAGGCCCTCGCGCCCGTGCCGGCCGAGGAGCGCGCGGGGTTTGCGGTCGTGCTCTCGGCGCACAGCCTTCCCATGCGGGTGCTCGCAGCGGGCGATCCTTACGAGCACCAGTTCAAGGAAATGGCTGGCGCGGTCGCGGCGCGCTTGCAGGCGCGGGGAATGGTCACGCGAATCGCCTTCCAGAGCCAGGGCGCGAGCAACGAGGCGTGGCTCGGTCCGGACCTGCCAACGACCTTTTCCGAGCTGCACGCCGCGGGCGCGCGCGATGTGCTGGTCGCGCCGATCGGGTTCGTCGCCGATCACGTCGAGACGCTTTACGATCTCGACGTGGAGGGGCCGGACATGGCGGCCAAGGCGGGGCTCGTGCGATTTCTGCGTGCGCGTGCGCTCAATGACCGCCCACGGTTCATCGACGCGCTGGAGGCGGTGGTGAGGCGGGAAATGGCGGCGATCCCGGGCTGA